A part of Melittangium boletus DSM 14713 genomic DNA contains:
- the tnpB gene encoding IS66 family insertion sequence element accessory protein TnpB (TnpB, as the term is used for proteins encoded by IS66 family insertion elements, is considered an accessory protein, since TnpC, encoded by a neighboring gene, is a DDE family transposase.), protein MLTLTRAVRVYASAVPVDMRKGFDGLSALVEQQLGGQLLKGDVFLFVGRCRQRAKVLYFDGTGLVLLTKRLFKGRFARPWAQAGAVSVELTVAELSLFLEGCELAGRWKLSPPAFEEKELAVEAAV, encoded by the coding sequence CGGGCGGTGCGGGTGTACGCCAGTGCGGTGCCGGTGGACATGCGCAAGGGGTTTGATGGATTGAGCGCGCTGGTGGAGCAGCAGCTGGGAGGACAGCTGCTCAAGGGCGACGTCTTCCTCTTCGTGGGGCGGTGTCGCCAGCGGGCCAAGGTGCTCTACTTCGACGGCACGGGGCTGGTGCTGCTCACCAAGCGTCTCTTCAAGGGACGCTTCGCGCGGCCGTGGGCCCAGGCCGGAGCGGTGAGCGTGGAGCTGACGGTGGCCGAGCTGTCCTTGTTTCTGGAGGGGTGCGAGCTGGCGGGGAGGTGGAAGCTGTCGCCGCCAGCCTTCGAGGAGAAAGAACTTGCGGTGGAGGCGGCCGTGTAG